Proteins co-encoded in one Triplophysa dalaica isolate WHDGS20190420 chromosome 16, ASM1584641v1, whole genome shotgun sequence genomic window:
- the drp2 gene encoding dystrophin-related protein 2 isoform X3, which translates to MNLCWNEIKRKSHNIRVRLEAFSDNSGKLQLSLQEIIEWLTTKDEELSEQLPIGGDVGAVHHQREFHQAFMEDVKSRGPYIYSVLESAQTFLAQHPFQEPEETLPDGKEHSPRRRILNVSRSVWKQANVASDLWEKLTARCVDRHRHMERTLERLLQIQAAMEELAAALDQAEGVRDAWEPVGDLFIDSLQDHIDATKLFKDELSQVKEGMKHINDLAHQLAIADVHLSMENARVLEHLNNRWKLLQGSIEERLKQLQDAHRDFGPGSQHFLSSSVQIPWERAISPNKVPYYINHQAQTTCWDHPKMTELYHALAELNNIKFSAYRTAMKLRHVQKALRLDLLKLSSVVDMFREQDLLQSDHVMDVVEVIHALTSLYERLEEERSILINIPLCVDMCLNWLLNVYDSGRNGKMRVLSFKTGLVILCNADIQEKYKYLFRQVCGPGGLTDQKHLSLLLHEAIQIPRQLGEVAAFGGSNVEPSVRSCFRMAPGKSSIEVSHFLEWMSLEPQSVVWLPVLHRVTVAETAKHQARCHICKQCPIKGFRYRSLKQFNVDICQTCFLTGRTSKGKKLHYPIMEYYTPTTSGEKMRDFAKTLKNKFRSKQYFSKHPQRGYLPVQSMLEVESSETPCSSPRLPHADTHSRIEHFASRLAEMENQNCSFFTDSLSPDESLDEDHYLLRHSSPALEQDSPHGHLLVHLDCQDREELQRTLHRLENENSVLQSEYRRLKWKHEEAAASPQLLESGPGSPAGQEDEELLAEARVLRQHKTRLETRMQILEDHNKQLESQLHRLRELLLQPKDESEANGSDPSSLSSPVSGGGHQGEPASRETTDTEAAGEDFDNEQDTVVQLQQVIEQLRNVFPSEPGP; encoded by the exons GGTACGGCTGGAGGCCTTTTCTGACAACAGCGGGAAGCTCCAGCTGTCACTGCAGGAGATCATCGAATGGCTGACAACTAAAGATGAGGAGCTGTCTGAGCAGCTGCCCATAGGGGGCGACGTCGGGGCAGTGCATCACCAGCGAGAGTTCCACCAG GCTTTCATGGAAGATGTCAAATCCAGAGGGCCATACATCTACTCAGTGTTGGAGTCCGCGCAGACCTTTCTGGCACAGCACCCTTTCCAAGAGCCAGAGGAAACACTGCCTGATGGCAAAG AGCATTCCCCTCGCCGGCGAATCCTCAATGTCAGTCGCTCTGTGTGGAAGCAGGCTAACGTGGCCAGTGACCTGTGGGAGAAACTGACAGCGCGTTGTGTGGACCGACACCGGCACATGGAGCGAACCCTAGAGAGGCTGCTGCAGATCCAGGCTGCCATGGAAGAGCTGGCAGCGGCACTGGATCAGGCGGAGGGTGTGAGAGATGCTTGGGAGCCTGTGGGTGACCTGTTCATTGATTCGCTGCAGGACCATATAGATGCTACCAAG CTATTTAAGGATGAGCTCAGCCAGGTGAAGGAAGGAATGAAACACATAAATGACCTAGCTCACCAGTTGGCCATAGCAGACGTGCACTTGTCCATGGAGAATGCAAGAGTCCTGGAGCACCTCAACAACAGATGGAAACTTCTTCAG GGCTCTATTGAAGAACGTCTAAAGCAATTGCAAGATGCCCACAGAGATTTTGGCCCCGGATCACAGCATTTTCTTTCCA GCTCCGTGCAGATACCTTGGGAACGTGCCATATCCCCAAACAAAGTGCCATACTACATCAA CCATCAGGCTCAGACAACCTGCTGGGACCATCCAAAGATGACTGAATTATACCATGCTTTGG CCGAGCTGAACAACATCAAGTTCTCGGCATATCGGACGGCAATGAAACTGCGGCATGTGCAGAAGGCTTTAAGAT TGGACCTGCTGAAGCTGAGCAGCGTGGTGGACATGTTCAGAGAACAGGATCTTCTGCAGAGTGACCACGTGATGGATGTGGTGGAGGTCATCCACGCTCTCACCTCCCTGTACGAGAGACTGGAGGAGGAAAGGTCCATACTGATCAACATCCCTCTTTGCGTCGACATGTGCCTCAACTGGCTGCTGAACGTTTACGACAG TGGGCGGAATGGTAAGATGCGGGTGCTCTCCTTCAAGACAGGTCTGGTGATTCTATGCAACGCTGACATCCAGGAGAAATATAAAT ATCTTTTCCGACAGGTGTGTGGTCCGGGCGGACTGACAGATCAGAAACATCTCAGTCTGCTGTTGCACGAGGCCATTCAGATCCCTCGGCAGCTCGGGGAGGTGGCGGCGTTCGGAGGGAGCAACGTGGAGCCCAGTGTCCGTAGCTGCTTTCGAATG GCTCCGGGTAAATCTTCCATTGAGGTGTCTCACTTCTTAGAGTGGATGAGTCTGGAGCCCCAGTCAGTAGTTTGGCTTCCTGTTCTCCACCGAGTGACGGTAGCTGAGACAGCCAAGCACCAGGCACGCTGCCACATCTGTAAGCAGTGCCCTATCAAGGGCTTCAG ATACCGAAGTTTGAAGCAGTTCAATGTAGACATCTGCCAGACGTGTTTTCTCACCGGCCGCACAAGCAAGGGCAAGAAACTACATTACCCCATCATGGAGTACTACACACCG ACCACCTCAGGCGAGAAGATGCGGGACTTCGCTAAGACGCTAAAGAACAAGTTCCGCTCGAAGCAGTATTTTAGTAAACATCCTCAGAGGGGTTACCTGCCCGTCCAATCCATGCTAGAGGTGGAAAGCTCTGAGAC GCCCTGTTCATCTCCCAGGCTGCCTCACGCGGACACACACAGCCGAATCGAGCACTTCGCCAGCAG ATTGGCAGAAATGGAGAACCAGAACTGTTCTTTTTTCACCGACAGCCTCTCTCCCGATGAAAGTTT GGATGAAGATCACTACCTCCTACGTCACTCCAGCCCCGCCCTCGAGCAGGACTCCCCCCACGGCCACCTGCTGGTCCACCTGGACTGCCAGGACAGAGAGGAGCTGCAGCGCACACTCCACCGTCTGGAGAATGAGAACAG CGTGCTGCAGAGCGAGTACCGGCGGTTGAAATGGAAGCACGAGGAAGCAGCAGCGTCGCCCCAGCTACTGGAATCGGGTCCGGGGTCACCGGCCGGTCAGGAGGACGAGGAACTCCTAGCCGAGGCACGAGTCCTCAGACAGCACAAGACCCGTCTAGAGACGCGCATGCAGATTCTGGAGGATCACAACAAGCAACTAGAGTCCCAGCTACACAGACTCAGAGAATTACTGCTGCAG CCCAAAGATGAGTCCGAGGCCAATGGCTCAGATCCATCCTCTCTGTCTTCTCCGGTGTCGGGGGGTGGCCACCAGGGGGAGCCGGCCAGTAGAGAGACGACAGACACTGAAGCTGCAG gTGAAGATTTTGATAATGAGCAAGACACTGTGGTGCAGCTGCAGCAGGTTATCGAGCAGCTGAGGAACGTCTTCCCGTCTGAACCAGGTCCATGA